In Tachypleus tridentatus isolate NWPU-2018 chromosome 7, ASM421037v1, whole genome shotgun sequence, a genomic segment contains:
- the Sod1 gene encoding superoxide dismutase 1, which yields MATKAVCVLVGESVKGTVHFSQENATCPTSVTGEIRGLTPGLHGFHVHEFGDNTNGCISAGAHFNPFGKEHGAPTDENRHVGDLGNVEASSDGVAKVDIIDKQISLIGQLSVVGRSIVVHADPDDLGKGGHELSKTTGNAGGRLACGVIGIAK from the exons ATGGCTACAAAAGCAGTCTGTGTGTTAGTTGGTGAAAGTGTAAAGGGAACTGTGCACTTTTCGCAAGAG AATGCAACGTGTCCCACTTCAGTAACTGGAGAAATAAGGGGACTTACACCGGGTCTGCATGGATTTCATGTTCATGAATTTGGTGACAATACAAATG GATGCATCAGTGCTGGTGCCCACTTCAACCCATTTGGTAAGGAACATGGTGCCCCGACAGATGAAAATAG ACATGTGGGAGACCTTGGTAATGTAGAAGCTAGTAGTGATGGTGTGGCCAAGGTAGATATTATAGACAAGCAGATTTCTCTCATTGGACAGCTGTCTGTAGTTGGTCGTTCGATAGTT GTCCATGCTGATCCAGATGATCTAGGAAAAGGTGGTCATGAACTCAGTAAGACTACAGGAAATGCTGGAGGACGACTGGCATGTGGTGTTATCGGTATTGCTAAGTAG